The Brenneria rubrifaciens genome has a window encoding:
- a CDS encoding L,D-transpeptidase family protein — translation MKHALTLFGMFFATYLASSNAASATEYPLPPPNSRLIGENIAYTVPNDGRSLEDIAAEFKIGLLGMLEANPGADPYLPKPGSTLTIPTQMLLPDTPRKGIVVNLSELRLYYYPKGKNTVIVYPIGIGQLGRDTPLMTTSISEKRANPTWTPTANIRKHYLEEQGITLPAVVPAGPDNPMGAHALRLAAHGGVYLLHGTNANFGIGMRVSSGCIRLRPDDIKALFDNAPTGTRVQIVNDAIKTSVEPDGKRYVEVHQPLSKSDKDDPQTMPITISDKTKKFIDADDTDARAVADAIARRSGMPILVNVGHDINSYDPPLQSAEDESAADGATANQEAPITAISSSAAQ, via the coding sequence ATGAAACATGCGTTAACTTTATTTGGTATGTTCTTTGCGACATATCTGGCAAGCAGTAACGCTGCCAGTGCGACGGAGTATCCATTACCGCCACCCAATAGCCGTCTCATCGGTGAGAATATCGCTTATACTGTTCCGAATGATGGCCGCTCGCTGGAAGATATTGCTGCGGAATTCAAGATTGGTCTGCTGGGCATGCTGGAAGCGAATCCAGGTGCCGATCCCTACCTGCCGAAGCCAGGTTCCACACTGACGATCCCTACCCAAATGCTGCTGCCTGATACGCCCCGCAAGGGGATTGTCGTCAACCTGTCCGAGTTGCGCCTTTACTATTACCCCAAAGGCAAGAACACCGTGATTGTTTACCCTATCGGTATTGGTCAACTTGGTCGTGATACGCCATTGATGACGACCTCGATCAGTGAGAAACGGGCTAACCCGACCTGGACGCCGACAGCCAATATTCGTAAACACTATCTTGAAGAGCAGGGGATCACGCTGCCCGCGGTCGTGCCCGCCGGGCCGGATAATCCGATGGGCGCGCATGCGTTGCGCCTTGCTGCGCACGGCGGTGTTTATCTGCTGCATGGCACTAACGCCAATTTTGGCATCGGTATGCGCGTCAGCTCAGGTTGTATCCGCTTGAGACCAGACGATATCAAGGCGCTGTTTGACAATGCGCCTACCGGAACACGCGTACAGATCGTCAATGACGCCATCAAGACATCGGTTGAGCCGGACGGTAAACGTTATGTAGAGGTTCACCAGCCATTATCCAAATCGGATAAAGACGATCCGCAAACCATGCCGATCACGATTTCGGATAAAACCAAAAAATTCATTGATGCGGACGATACCGATGCGAGAGCGGTCGCTGATGCTATCGCACGTCGTTCAGGAATGCCGATTCTGGTGAATGTAGGACATGATATCAATAGCTATGACCCCCCCCTACAATCTGCCGAAGATGAATCCGCAGCAGATGGCGCCACAGCGAATCAGGAGGCGCCCATTACCGCTATCAGCTCATCAGCCGCTCAGTAA
- the sufC gene encoding Fe-S cluster assembly ATPase SufC yields the protein MLSIENLRVSVEGKEIINGLNLSVKPGEVHAIMGPNGSGKSTLSATLAGREEYEVTGGAVSFKGKDLLELDPEDRAGEGIFMAFQYPVEIPGVSNQFFLQTAVNAVRKYREQEPLDRFDFADFIEDKIKLLKMPEDLLTRSVNVGFSGGEKKRNDILQMASLEPDLCILDETDSGLDIDALKIVANGVNALRNEQRSFIIVTHYQRILDYIKPDYVHVLYQGRIIKSGDFSLVKQLEEQGYGWLTDQQ from the coding sequence ATGTTAAGCATTGAAAATTTAAGAGTCAGCGTAGAAGGCAAAGAGATCATTAACGGTCTGAATCTCAGCGTTAAGCCAGGGGAAGTCCACGCGATCATGGGGCCGAACGGCTCAGGGAAAAGCACGCTCTCCGCTACGCTGGCCGGGCGTGAAGAGTATGAAGTGACTGGCGGCGCGGTAAGCTTCAAGGGTAAGGATCTGCTGGAACTGGACCCTGAAGACCGCGCGGGCGAAGGGATCTTCATGGCGTTTCAGTATCCGGTCGAAATTCCCGGCGTCAGCAATCAGTTTTTTTTGCAAACGGCCGTGAATGCGGTGCGTAAATACCGTGAGCAGGAACCGCTGGATCGCTTTGATTTTGCTGATTTTATCGAAGACAAAATCAAACTGCTGAAAATGCCGGAAGATTTGCTGACTCGCTCTGTCAACGTGGGTTTCTCCGGTGGAGAGAAGAAGCGTAATGATATTTTGCAAATGGCGTCTCTTGAGCCGGATTTATGCATCCTTGATGAAACCGACTCTGGTCTGGACATCGATGCGCTGAAAATTGTCGCCAATGGGGTGAACGCCCTGCGCAACGAACAGCGCTCTTTTATTATCGTCACGCACTACCAGCGTATTCTTGATTATATCAAGCCAGATTATGTGCATGTTCTGTATCAGGGCCGCATCATTAAATCCGGTGATTTCTCACTGGTGAAACAGTTGGAGGAGCAAGGCTATGGCTGGCTTACCGACCAACAGTAA
- the sufE gene encoding cysteine desulfuration protein SufE, which produces MASLPEPQKLVRNFSRCHNWEEKYLYIIELGARLEPLPEIWRQAENLISGCQSQVWIVMQCDERGRIILHGDSDAAIVKGLIALVFSLYQGLSAREIVELDVRPFFEELALNQHLTPSRSQGLEAMLRAIRARALSHVQ; this is translated from the coding sequence ATGGCAAGTCTGCCGGAACCGCAGAAATTAGTACGTAATTTTTCGCGCTGTCATAACTGGGAAGAGAAATACCTTTATATCATTGAACTGGGCGCCCGGCTTGAACCGTTGCCGGAAATCTGGCGTCAGGCTGAAAATTTGATTTCCGGTTGCCAAAGCCAGGTCTGGATTGTGATGCAATGTGACGAGCGGGGACGCATAATCCTGCATGGTGACAGTGATGCCGCTATTGTGAAGGGATTGATTGCCTTGGTGTTCAGTCTTTATCAAGGGTTGAGTGCACGAGAGATCGTTGAACTGGATGTTCGTCCTTTCTTTGAAGAACTGGCATTAAATCAACATTTAACGCCGTCCCGTTCTCAGGGGCTGGAAGCGATGCTGCGGGCGATCCGCGCTCGCGCCTTGTCGCATGTCCAATAA
- the pykF gene encoding pyruvate kinase PykF, translating into MKKTKIVCTIGPKTESEEMLNNMLTAGMNVMRLNFSHGDYAEHGQRIKNLRAVVAKTGKQAAILLDTKGPEIRTMKLENGADASLTAGQTFTFTTDQSVVGNKDRVAVTYAGFTEDLSVGNTVLVDDGLIGMQVTAISGNEVVCKVLNNGDLGENKGVNLPGVSIQLPALAEKDKRDLIFGCEQGVDFVAASFIRKGSDVEEIRAHLKAHGGEHIQIISKIENQEGLNNFDEILEASDGIMVARGDLGVEIPVEEVIFAQKMMIEKCNQARKVVITATQMLDSMIKNPRPTRAEAGDVANAIIDGTDAVMLSGESAKGKYPLEAVTIMATICQRTDTVMKSRLDTLKTPGKLRITEAVCRGAVETAEKLDAPLIVVATSGGKSAKSIRKYFPNARILALTTNEVTARQLLLSKGVDTLLVKEIASTDDFYRLGKEAALNSGYAQEGDVVVMVSGALVSSGTTNTASVHRL; encoded by the coding sequence ATGAAAAAGACAAAAATTGTTTGTACCATCGGGCCGAAAACTGAGTCAGAAGAAATGTTGAACAACATGCTGACCGCAGGCATGAATGTCATGCGCCTGAATTTCTCACACGGGGATTACGCTGAACACGGCCAACGCATTAAGAACCTGCGGGCAGTGGTGGCGAAAACCGGTAAACAAGCCGCTATCCTGCTCGACACCAAAGGCCCTGAAATCCGCACCATGAAATTAGAAAACGGTGCGGATGCGTCCCTGACCGCCGGTCAAACGTTCACGTTCACCACCGATCAAAGCGTTGTTGGTAATAAAGATCGCGTTGCCGTGACCTATGCCGGTTTCACCGAAGACCTGAGCGTCGGCAACACCGTGCTGGTCGATGATGGGCTGATCGGTATGCAAGTCACCGCGATAAGCGGCAATGAGGTGGTGTGCAAAGTCCTGAACAACGGCGATCTGGGCGAAAATAAAGGGGTTAACCTGCCGGGTGTTTCCATTCAATTGCCCGCGCTGGCTGAAAAAGACAAACGCGATCTGATTTTCGGTTGCGAACAAGGCGTCGATTTCGTCGCTGCGTCCTTCATCCGTAAGGGTTCTGACGTTGAAGAGATTCGCGCTCATCTGAAAGCGCACGGCGGCGAGCACATCCAGATCATTTCTAAAATCGAAAACCAGGAAGGTTTGAACAATTTCGACGAAATCCTGGAAGCCTCCGACGGCATTATGGTGGCTCGTGGCGACCTGGGGGTTGAGATTCCGGTCGAAGAAGTGATTTTCGCGCAGAAAATGATGATCGAGAAATGTAATCAGGCTCGCAAAGTGGTCATCACCGCGACGCAAATGCTAGACTCCATGATCAAAAACCCACGCCCTACCCGCGCTGAAGCGGGCGATGTCGCCAACGCCATCATCGACGGCACTGATGCTGTCATGCTGTCGGGTGAAAGTGCGAAAGGGAAATATCCGTTGGAAGCCGTGACAATTATGGCAACCATCTGCCAACGCACTGACACCGTGATGAAGTCTCGCCTCGATACGCTCAAGACGCCTGGCAAACTGCGGATTACCGAAGCCGTTTGCCGCGGTGCGGTGGAAACCGCAGAGAAACTGGATGCGCCATTGATCGTCGTGGCAACCAGCGGCGGCAAATCAGCGAAATCGATTCGTAAATATTTCCCAAACGCACGCATTCTTGCGCTGACCACCAACGAAGTAACCGCTCGTCAACTGCTGCTGAGTAAAGGCGTTGATACCCTGTTGGTAAAAGAAATTGCCTCCACCGATGACTTCTACCGTCTTGGGAAAGAAGCGGCGTTAAACAGCGGCTATGCACAGGAGGGGGATGTTGTCGTAATGGTTTCAGGCGCGCTGGTTTCCAGCGGCACGACCAACACTGCATCGGTACACCGTCTCTAA
- the sufB gene encoding Fe-S cluster assembly protein SufB, translating into MARSTVEVPDDVQIWMGDGRYKEGFFTELATDELAHGINEDVVRAISAKRNEPEWMLEFRLNAYRAWLEMEEPHWLKAHYDKLDYQDYSYYSAPSCGSCDDTCGSQPGATQQSGIADVNNYLTNEVENAFNQLGVPVREGQSVAVDAIFDSVSVATTYRHELAEQGIIFCSFSEAIQEHPDLVRQYLGTVVPANDNFFAALNAAVASDGTFVYVPKGVRCPMELSTYFRINAAKTGQFERTILIADDDSYVSYIEGCSAPVRDTYQLHAAVVEVIINKNAEVKYSTVQNWFSGKDAEGGILNFVTKRALCAGEYAKMSWTQSETGSAITWKYPSVVLRGDHSVGEFFSVALTNGHQQADTGTKMIHIGKNTRSTIIAKGISAGNSENTYRGLVKIMPSAANARNFTQCDSMLIGSDCGAHTFPYVEVRNNTAQLEHEATTSKIGDDQLFYCLQRGISEDDAISMIVNGFCKDVFSELPLEFAVEAQKLLAISLEHSVG; encoded by the coding sequence ATGGCACGTAGCACAGTAGAAGTACCTGATGATGTCCAGATCTGGATGGGTGATGGGCGCTATAAAGAAGGCTTTTTCACCGAGCTGGCAACCGACGAATTGGCGCACGGCATCAACGAGGATGTCGTCCGGGCTATTTCAGCAAAACGCAATGAACCGGAGTGGATGCTGGAATTCCGGCTTAATGCTTATCGCGCGTGGCTGGAAATGGAAGAACCTCACTGGCTGAAAGCGCATTACGACAAGCTCGACTATCAGGACTATAGCTATTATTCCGCGCCGTCCTGCGGCAGTTGCGACGACACCTGCGGTTCTCAACCGGGCGCGACACAGCAATCCGGCATTGCGGACGTCAATAATTACCTGACCAATGAAGTCGAAAACGCCTTTAATCAGCTTGGCGTGCCCGTGCGCGAAGGTCAATCGGTGGCGGTTGACGCTATTTTTGACTCGGTTTCCGTCGCCACGACTTATCGGCATGAACTGGCTGAGCAGGGCATTATTTTTTGTTCATTCAGCGAAGCCATTCAGGAGCACCCCGATTTAGTACGCCAGTATCTCGGCACGGTCGTGCCCGCTAATGATAATTTCTTCGCCGCCCTTAACGCGGCGGTGGCATCTGACGGTACGTTTGTCTATGTGCCGAAAGGTGTACGCTGCCCGATGGAGTTATCCACCTATTTCCGCATTAACGCGGCGAAAACCGGACAGTTTGAGCGCACGATCCTGATTGCGGACGATGACAGCTATGTCAGTTACATTGAGGGTTGCTCCGCGCCGGTACGTGATACCTATCAGCTTCACGCCGCCGTGGTCGAAGTCATCATCAATAAAAACGCGGAAGTGAAGTATTCCACGGTGCAGAACTGGTTCTCCGGTAAAGACGCCGAAGGCGGCATTTTGAACTTTGTTACCAAACGCGCGCTGTGTGCTGGCGAGTACGCCAAAATGTCCTGGACGCAATCGGAAACCGGTTCGGCCATTACCTGGAAATACCCGAGTGTGGTGCTGCGCGGCGACCACTCGGTCGGCGAGTTCTTCTCTGTGGCGTTGACTAACGGGCATCAGCAGGCCGATACCGGCACCAAAATGATTCATATCGGTAAAAACACCCGTTCAACCATTATCGCCAAAGGGATTTCCGCCGGTAACAGTGAGAACACGTATCGCGGTCTGGTAAAGATTATGCCGAGTGCCGCCAACGCGCGTAATTTTACCCAGTGTGACTCGATGCTGATTGGCAGCGACTGTGGCGCGCATACGTTTCCGTATGTGGAAGTGCGCAATAACACGGCGCAACTGGAACACGAGGCCACTACCTCGAAGATTGGCGACGACCAACTATTTTACTGCCTGCAACGCGGTATCAGTGAAGATGACGCGATCTCCATGATCGTCAACGGGTTCTGTAAAGATGTCTTCTCTGAACTGCCGCTGGAATTTGCGGTAGAGGCACAGAAGTTACTGGCGATTAGCCTGGAACACAGCGTAGGTTGA
- the sufD gene encoding Fe-S cluster assembly protein SufD — protein MAGLPTNSNPNVKKTGIEQKQEKALRQWHDLFETKTAQRSADARQHWQEVLRLGLPHRKHEHWKYTLLDGLLAHEFVAPQVPSVTRDELNALALPVDAWRLVFIDGVFSASLSDAQWGPYQVDIQTARTHGEFPAAVQSEVFLHLTESLAAQSTLIRLAANQQAEKPLYLLHISSSQGTALNTVHHRHHLDVARGASAQIIEHYVSLDEHAHFTGARLTVSAGENSRVNHYKLAFEAAAGYHFSHNDLVLSRDAQVRSHSFLLGAGLTRHHTSAQLNGEGTNLGINSLILPIGSEVCDTRTYLEHNQGHGESRQLHKTIVSDRAKAVFNGMIKVAPNALKTDGQMTNNNLLLGRLAEVDTKPQLEIYADDVKCSHGATIGRIDEEQLFYLRSRGITRQDAHQMIIFAFAAEVTEAIEDELLREVVLKRIAKRLPNTQADIGKAEL, from the coding sequence ATGGCTGGCTTACCGACCAACAGTAACCCGAACGTCAAGAAAACGGGCATCGAACAGAAGCAGGAAAAAGCCTTGCGGCAATGGCATGACCTGTTTGAAACCAAAACCGCGCAGCGCTCGGCGGATGCGCGTCAGCACTGGCAGGAAGTGCTGCGTCTTGGGTTGCCGCACCGCAAGCATGAACACTGGAAATACACGCTGTTGGACGGGTTGCTGGCGCACGAGTTTGTGGCTCCGCAAGTGCCGTCGGTCACGCGGGACGAGCTGAATGCGCTGGCGCTGCCTGTTGATGCATGGCGTCTGGTGTTTATCGACGGTGTCTTCTCCGCGTCGCTCAGCGACGCGCAGTGGGGGCCTTATCAGGTTGATATTCAAACCGCCCGTACGCACGGTGAATTCCCTGCGGCCGTCCAGTCGGAAGTGTTTCTGCATCTGACGGAAAGTCTGGCGGCGCAGAGTACATTGATTCGTCTGGCGGCTAATCAACAGGCTGAAAAACCCTTGTACCTGCTGCATATCAGCAGTAGTCAAGGGACGGCGTTGAATACGGTTCATCACCGCCACCATCTGGATGTCGCACGCGGCGCCAGCGCGCAGATTATTGAACACTATGTCAGTCTGGACGAACACGCGCACTTCACCGGCGCGCGTTTAACGGTGAGCGCGGGCGAAAACAGCCGCGTCAACCACTATAAGCTGGCCTTTGAAGCCGCTGCCGGTTATCACTTCTCGCATAACGATCTGGTGCTGTCCCGCGACGCGCAGGTTCGTAGCCACAGTTTTCTGTTGGGCGCAGGCTTGACCCGTCATCACACCAGCGCGCAATTGAATGGCGAAGGGACGAATCTGGGCATCAACAGCCTTATTCTGCCCATCGGCAGCGAGGTGTGCGACACCCGTACTTATCTGGAACATAACCAGGGGCATGGCGAAAGCCGCCAGTTGCACAAAACCATCGTCAGCGATCGCGCCAAAGCGGTGTTCAACGGCATGATTAAAGTAGCGCCGAATGCGCTGAAAACCGATGGTCAAATGACCAACAATAACCTGTTGCTGGGACGACTGGCTGAGGTAGATACCAAGCCGCAGTTGGAAATCTATGCCGATGATGTGAAATGCAGTCACGGCGCCACGATTGGTCGCATAGATGAAGAGCAGCTTTTCTATCTGCGTTCACGCGGCATCACCCGGCAGGATGCGCACCAGATGATTATTTTCGCGTTTGCCGCCGAAGTGACGGAAGCCATTGAAGATGAATTATTGAGAGAGGTGGTGTTAAAACGTATCGCGAAACGCTTGCCGAACACTCAAGCAGACATAGGAAAGGCAGAGCTATGA
- the sufS gene encoding cysteine desulfurase SufS, which translates to MSYPIEQVRADFPLLAREVNGQPLAYLDSAASAQKPQAVIDREVAFYQREYAAVHRGIHTLSAQATSAMEAVREQVAAFINAACAQEIVFMRGTTEAINLVANSFGRAFLQAGDNLIITEMEHHANIVPWQMLAEARGVEVRVIPLTSEGTLDLSCLPALLDERTRLVAVTHISNVLGTLNPVKDIIAQAKAAGAVVLVDGAQSILHQSIDVQDLDCDFFVFSGHKIYGPSGIGVLYGKRALLESMPPWEGGGAMIHQVSLRTGTTYADVPWRFEAGSPNTAGIMGLGAALSYVTALGCDAIQRYESSLMRYALETLAQVPDLTVYGPAERHGVIAFNLGRHHAYDVGSFLDQYGIAIRTGHHCAMPLMEHYAVPSMCRASLAAYTTREEIDRLVAGLQRIHRLLGN; encoded by the coding sequence ATGAGTTATCCCATCGAACAGGTTCGCGCGGATTTCCCGTTACTGGCCAGAGAGGTGAACGGGCAACCGCTGGCTTATCTCGACAGCGCCGCCAGTGCGCAAAAGCCGCAAGCGGTGATCGACCGCGAAGTGGCTTTTTATCAGCGGGAATATGCCGCTGTGCATCGCGGTATCCATACGCTGAGTGCGCAGGCGACCAGTGCGATGGAAGCGGTGCGTGAACAGGTGGCGGCATTCATTAATGCCGCTTGCGCGCAGGAGATTGTCTTTATGCGCGGCACGACGGAAGCCATCAATCTGGTGGCCAACAGTTTCGGCCGTGCATTCCTGCAAGCCGGGGACAATCTCATCATTACCGAGATGGAACATCACGCTAATATCGTTCCCTGGCAAATGCTCGCGGAAGCACGGGGTGTGGAAGTGCGCGTTATCCCGTTAACGTCGGAGGGAACGCTGGATTTGTCCTGCTTGCCCGCATTGCTGGATGAGCGTACCCGTTTGGTGGCGGTAACGCACATTTCCAACGTGCTTGGGACGTTGAATCCGGTAAAGGACATTATCGCTCAGGCGAAAGCCGCAGGTGCGGTGGTTCTGGTGGATGGCGCTCAGTCGATTTTGCATCAGTCGATCGATGTGCAGGATTTAGATTGTGATTTCTTTGTTTTTTCGGGACATAAAATTTATGGCCCTTCCGGTATCGGCGTGCTGTATGGCAAACGTGCATTGCTGGAGTCAATGCCGCCCTGGGAAGGCGGCGGCGCGATGATCCATCAGGTCAGCCTGCGCACAGGAACAACTTATGCGGATGTGCCGTGGCGCTTTGAGGCCGGCTCACCCAACACGGCCGGGATCATGGGATTGGGCGCGGCGCTGAGTTATGTGACCGCGCTGGGATGTGACGCTATTCAGCGCTATGAATCCTCTCTGATGCGCTATGCGTTGGAAACGCTGGCTCAAGTGCCGGATTTAACGGTGTACGGTCCTGCGGAACGTCATGGGGTCATTGCGTTCAACCTGGGGCGGCACCATGCCTATGATGTAGGGAGTTTTCTCGACCAGTATGGGATTGCGATCCGCACAGGCCACCACTGTGCGATGCCACTGATGGAACATTATGCCGTTCCCAGTATGTGCCGTGCCTCGCTTGCCGCTTATACTACGCGTGAAGAAATCGACCGGTTGGTCGCCGGGCTGCAACGTATACATCGATTGCTGGGCAACTGA
- a CDS encoding hotdog fold thioesterase produces MQWKRQFTLEQLNAQSQGCMVEHLGIRYTRLTDDHLEAVMPVDSRTRQPLGLLHGGASVVLAESLGSVAGYLCTEGDQTVVGMEINANHLRAVSEGEVRGVCRALHVGRRNQVWQIDIFDSRNRLCCTSRLTTAVIAP; encoded by the coding sequence ATGCAGTGGAAAAGACAGTTCACGCTTGAGCAGCTGAATGCGCAAAGCCAGGGATGCATGGTGGAACACCTGGGCATTCGTTATACCCGGCTTACTGACGATCATCTTGAAGCGGTGATGCCGGTAGATTCCCGCACCCGGCAGCCGCTGGGTTTATTGCACGGAGGCGCGTCCGTCGTTCTGGCCGAGTCGCTGGGATCGGTTGCCGGTTATCTTTGTACCGAAGGAGATCAGACGGTGGTCGGGATGGAAATCAACGCCAACCACCTGCGTGCGGTATCCGAGGGTGAAGTGCGCGGCGTGTGCCGAGCGCTGCATGTCGGACGACGCAACCAGGTATGGCAAATTGATATTTTTGATAGCCGGAACCGGTTGTGCTGTACCTCTCGCCTGACCACGGCGGTGATCGCGCCGTAG
- a CDS encoding major outer membrane lipoprotein: MNRTKLVLGAVILGSTLLAGCSSNAKIDQLSSDVQTLNAKVDQLSNDVNAIRSDVQAAKDDAARANQRLDNQVRTYKK; the protein is encoded by the coding sequence ATGAATCGTACTAAACTGGTACTGGGCGCGGTAATTCTGGGTTCTACTCTGCTGGCTGGTTGCTCAAGCAACGCTAAAATCGATCAACTTTCTTCTGACGTTCAGACACTGAACGCTAAAGTTGATCAACTGAGCAATGACGTGAATGCAATCCGCTCTGACGTACAGGCTGCTAAAGATGACGCAGCTCGTGCTAACCAGCGTCTGGACAACCAAGTTCGTACTTACAAAAAGTAA
- the sufA gene encoding Fe-S cluster assembly scaffold SufA, which yields MQAESVGTFSLDENVWKGLTLTDSAVKQIKNLMQQDAAVQGLRLGVKQSGCAGFGYVLDLVRESVTDDLLFERDGAKLYVPLKAMPFIDGTELDFVREGLNQIFKFNNPNAQHACGCGESFGI from the coding sequence ATGCAAGCGGAAAGCGTAGGGACTTTTTCACTGGATGAGAACGTCTGGAAAGGACTGACGCTGACAGATAGCGCAGTGAAACAAATCAAGAATTTAATGCAACAGGATGCGGCGGTACAAGGGTTACGGCTGGGCGTTAAACAATCCGGCTGTGCTGGATTTGGTTATGTGTTGGATCTGGTTCGTGAGTCCGTTACGGATGACTTACTGTTCGAGCGCGACGGCGCAAAGCTTTATGTGCCGCTAAAAGCGATGCCTTTTATTGATGGCACCGAACTTGATTTTGTCCGTGAGGGACTGAATCAGATATTTAAGTTTAATAATCCCAACGCTCAGCATGCCTGTGGATGCGGCGAGAGCTTCGGCATTTAA